A genome region from Pseudomonas sp. S06B 330 includes the following:
- the nadE gene encoding ammonia-dependent NAD(+) synthetase, with protein sequence MQAVQREIAQALKVQPPFADRAALDTEVTRRVAFIKQCLNNARLKTLVLGISGGVDSLTAALLAQRAINELRNESGDPDYRFIAVRLPYHVQHDEHDAQACLEVIKPDELHTVNIAPAVQALSKEVKALENSQPAMVDFVTGNTKARMRMVAQYTIAGARQGLVIGTDHAAEAVMGFFTKFGDGSCDLAPLSGLVKNQVRDIARSFGAPESLVEKVPTADLEDLAPGKPDEASHGVTYAQIDAFLHGEPVSEEAFAIIKGTYEKTQHKREMPFAP encoded by the coding sequence ATGCAAGCCGTCCAGCGAGAGATTGCGCAAGCGCTCAAGGTCCAGCCGCCCTTCGCCGACCGCGCAGCACTCGATACCGAAGTGACCCGTCGCGTGGCGTTCATCAAGCAATGCCTGAATAACGCGCGCCTCAAGACCCTGGTGTTGGGTATCAGTGGTGGTGTCGATTCGCTGACGGCAGCGCTGCTGGCGCAACGGGCGATCAACGAGCTGCGCAACGAATCCGGTGATCCGGACTATCGCTTCATTGCCGTACGCCTGCCTTATCACGTGCAGCATGACGAACACGATGCCCAGGCCTGCCTGGAGGTGATCAAGCCGGATGAACTGCACACGGTGAACATTGCGCCCGCCGTCCAGGCGTTGAGCAAAGAAGTGAAAGCCTTGGAGAACAGTCAGCCGGCCATGGTCGACTTCGTGACCGGCAATACCAAGGCGCGCATGCGCATGGTCGCACAATACACCATCGCCGGTGCTCGTCAGGGCCTAGTGATCGGCACTGACCATGCTGCCGAAGCGGTGATGGGGTTCTTCACCAAGTTTGGTGACGGTTCCTGCGACCTGGCGCCATTGAGCGGCCTGGTGAAAAACCAGGTGCGTGACATTGCGCGCAGCTTTGGCGCCCCGGAATCACTGGTAGAAAAAGTGCCGACTGCCGACCTTGAAGACCTTGCGCCAGGCAAGCCGGACGAAGCGTCGCATGGCGTGACCTACGCACAGATCGACGCCTTCCTGCACGGTGAGCCGGTCAGTGAAGAGGCGTTTGCGATTATCAAGGGGACGTACGAGAAGACCCAACACAAGCGCGAGATGCCGTTCGCGCCCTGA
- a CDS encoding LOG family protein, translating to MPVRSVCVFCGASAGVNPAYREAAIALGQTIAQRGLTLVYGGGAVGLMGIVADAAMAAGGEVIGIIPEALKNAEVGHTGLTRLEVVDGMHARKARMAELSDAFVALPGGLGTLEELFEVWTWGQLGYHAKPLGLLDVNGFYSKLGSFLDHVVEEGFVRPQHRAMLQLADAPGELLDAMDSFQAPVAPKWVDKKPD from the coding sequence ATGCCTGTACGTTCCGTTTGTGTGTTCTGTGGCGCCAGCGCCGGCGTCAACCCAGCCTACCGGGAAGCGGCCATCGCCCTTGGTCAGACCATCGCTCAACGCGGTCTGACCCTGGTCTACGGCGGCGGCGCGGTTGGCCTGATGGGGATCGTTGCCGACGCCGCCATGGCAGCTGGCGGCGAAGTGATCGGGATTATCCCCGAAGCGCTGAAAAACGCCGAGGTCGGCCACACCGGCCTGACCCGCCTGGAAGTCGTCGATGGCATGCATGCGCGTAAAGCACGCATGGCTGAACTTAGCGATGCCTTCGTGGCCCTGCCCGGTGGCCTGGGCACCCTGGAAGAACTGTTCGAAGTCTGGACCTGGGGCCAACTGGGCTACCACGCCAAGCCCTTGGGCCTGCTCGACGTCAACGGCTTCTACAGTAAGCTGGGCAGTTTCCTCGATCACGTGGTGGAAGAAGGCTTCGTCCGTCCACAGCACCGCGCCATGTTGCAACTGGCCGACGCCCCCGGTGAACTGCTTGATGCCATGGACAGTTTCCAAGCGCCCGTCGCGCCCAAATGGGTCGACAAAAAACCTGATTAG
- the livM gene encoding high-affinity branched-chain amino acid ABC transporter permease LivM produces the protein MSAAKTVSFDLKRSLIDAILAGLISLIVFGPIVGVVLDGYSFNMEPTRVAWLVAGVMVGRFLLSLFLQTPKGQSILQGFEGSSSGVHVLAPDYKSRLRWIIPALIVIAIVFPFFANKYLLTVVILGLIYVLLGLGLNIVVGLAGLLDLGYVAFYAIGAYGLALGYQYLGLGFWTVLPLAAIAAALAGCILGFPVLRMHGDYLAIVTLGFGEIIRLILNNWLSFTGGPNGMPVPSPTFMGLEFGRRAKDGGVPFHEFFGIAYNPNIKFLFIYIVLFLVVLAVLYIKHRLTRMPVGRAWEALREDEIACRSMGLNHVLVKLSAFTLGASTAGLAGVFFASYQGFVNPSSFTFFESALILAIVVLGGMGSTVGVVIAAFVLTVAPELLRSFSEYRVLLFGVLMVLMMIWRPRGLIRISRTGVVPRKGVAP, from the coding sequence ATGTCTGCTGCCAAAACCGTTTCATTCGATCTAAAGCGCAGTCTGATCGATGCGATTCTCGCCGGGCTGATTTCCCTGATTGTTTTCGGGCCCATCGTCGGCGTGGTGCTCGACGGCTACAGCTTCAACATGGAACCGACCCGCGTCGCCTGGCTGGTAGCCGGGGTCATGGTCGGGCGCTTCCTGCTCAGCCTGTTCCTGCAGACCCCCAAGGGCCAATCGATCCTGCAAGGTTTCGAAGGCAGTAGTTCCGGTGTGCATGTGCTGGCGCCGGACTACAAGTCGCGGCTGCGCTGGATCATTCCGGCGCTGATCGTGATCGCCATTGTCTTTCCGTTCTTTGCCAACAAGTACCTGCTTACCGTGGTCATCCTCGGCCTGATCTATGTTTTGCTGGGGCTTGGCCTGAACATTGTGGTGGGGCTGGCTGGCCTGCTCGACCTGGGTTACGTGGCTTTCTATGCCATCGGTGCTTATGGCCTTGCACTGGGCTACCAGTACCTGGGCTTGGGCTTCTGGACCGTGCTGCCACTGGCTGCAATCGCCGCCGCATTAGCCGGGTGCATATTGGGCTTCCCGGTGCTGAGGATGCACGGTGACTACCTGGCCATCGTGACCTTGGGCTTCGGTGAAATCATTCGCTTGATACTGAACAACTGGCTGTCGTTCACCGGCGGTCCGAACGGTATGCCGGTGCCTTCGCCCACCTTTATGGGCCTGGAGTTCGGGCGTCGGGCTAAAGACGGCGGTGTGCCGTTTCACGAGTTCTTCGGTATCGCCTACAACCCCAACATTAAGTTCCTGTTCATCTACATCGTGCTGTTCTTGGTGGTGCTGGCGGTGCTGTACATCAAGCACCGGCTGACCCGTATGCCAGTCGGTCGCGCCTGGGAAGCGCTGCGTGAAGACGAGATCGCCTGTCGCTCCATGGGCCTGAATCACGTGCTGGTAAAACTCTCAGCCTTCACTCTGGGTGCTTCCACAGCCGGCCTTGCCGGAGTGTTTTTCGCCAGTTACCAGGGCTTTGTGAACCCGTCCTCGTTCACCTTCTTTGAGTCGGCGCTGATCCTCGCCATCGTGGTACTCGGCGGCATGGGTTCGACCGTCGGCGTGGTGATTGCGGCATTCGTCCTGACCGTGGCGCCAGAGCTGCTGCGTAGCTTCTCCGAGTACCGGGTGTTGCTGTTTGGCGTACTCATGGTGTTGATGATGATCTGGAGACCGCGCGGCCTGATTCGTATCAGCCGTACCGGTGTAGTCCCGCGTAAAGGAGTGGCGCCATGA
- a CDS encoding ABC transporter ATP-binding protein has protein sequence MSDDVILSVEHLMMHFGGIKALSDVSLKVKRNQIFALIGPNGAGKTTVFNCLTGFYKASGGKIELNMRGTRTNVIQLLGERFQLGDFVSPKRFISRLHYKMFGGTHLVNRAGLARTFQNIRLFKEMSVVENLLVAQHMWVNRNLLAGVLNTKGYRKAESDALDHAFYWLEVVDLVDCANRLAGELSYGQQRRLEIARAMCTRPQIICLDEPAAGLNPQETEALSKMIRVLRDEHDLTVVLIEHDMGMVMSISDHIVVLDHGNVIAEGAPQDIRNNPTVIAAYLGADEEELV, from the coding sequence ATGAGCGATGACGTGATTCTCTCGGTCGAACACCTGATGATGCATTTTGGTGGCATCAAGGCGCTCAGCGATGTCAGCCTCAAGGTCAAGCGCAACCAGATATTTGCCCTGATCGGCCCCAACGGTGCGGGCAAGACCACGGTATTCAACTGCCTGACCGGCTTCTACAAGGCCAGTGGCGGGAAGATCGAACTGAACATGCGCGGTACCCGCACCAACGTGATCCAACTGCTTGGCGAGCGCTTCCAGTTGGGCGACTTCGTCTCACCCAAGCGTTTTATCAGCCGCCTGCACTACAAAATGTTTGGTGGTACCCACCTGGTCAACCGTGCTGGATTGGCGCGCACCTTCCAAAACATTCGCCTGTTCAAGGAAATGTCGGTGGTGGAAAACCTGCTGGTGGCCCAGCACATGTGGGTCAACCGCAACTTGCTGGCTGGTGTGCTTAACACCAAGGGCTATCGCAAGGCCGAAAGCGATGCGCTCGATCACGCGTTCTATTGGCTGGAAGTGGTCGACCTGGTCGATTGCGCCAACCGCTTGGCTGGTGAGCTGTCGTACGGGCAGCAGCGCCGTCTGGAGATTGCCCGGGCAATGTGCACACGACCGCAAATCATCTGCCTGGACGAACCGGCAGCAGGCCTCAACCCGCAGGAAACCGAAGCTTTGAGCAAGATGATTCGGGTGCTGCGCGACGAGCACGACCTGACCGTGGTGCTCATCGAACACGACATGGGCATGGTCATGAGCATCTCTGACCATATCGTCGTTCTCGATCACGGCAACGTGATTGCTGAAGGCGCGCCACAGGACATCCGCAACAACCCGACGGTGATCGCCGCCTACCTGGGTGCTGACGAAGAGGAGCTGGTATGA
- a CDS encoding circularly permuted type 2 ATP-grasp protein: MPDLFDAYPLQAGAYHEMLAAQGKVRGHWQPVCDYLQRSGPAQLAQRQASLTRQLQENGVTYNIYADPKGADRPWELDLLPHVLPAGEWQQLAAGVAQRARLLNAVLADIYGPQRLISDGMLPAELVYGHNNFLWPCQGICPPDGTFLHVYAVDLARAPDGRWWVTADRTQAPSGAGYALENRTIVSRALPELYRDLQVQHLAGFFRTLQQTLIRLAPNDTEPPLVVLLTPGRFNESYFEHLYLARQLGYPLVEGSDLTVRDATVYLKTLSGLRRVHAIMRRLDDDFCDPLELRTDSALGVPGLLDAVRQGRVLVANALGSGVLESPGLLGFLPAINQRLFGEALSLPSIATWWCGEPAVMARALEQLPQLLVKPAFPSQSFRPVFGRDLDSAQRQALAERIQARPYAYVAQELAQLSQAPVWQQDTGQLQSRAIGMRVYAVASAQGYRVLPGGLTRVAALADAEVVSMQRGGASKDTWVLGEAAAVGEPWRSQRDLRVADLVRQDPFLPSRVVENLFWYGRYCERCDASARLLRIILTRYLDGDDPLALQAAVTLADELALLPEEGTLPERLRTALADSDWAFSLNANLQRLQWAASQVRGKLSRENWQALVELQRESRSLDDDAADFGEQVDFLNRLLMSMAALSGFALDDMTRDEGWRFLMIGRRIERLQSLCSSLAAFLRGPAVFDQAGLEWLLELGNSSITYRSRYLAVAQLIPVLDLLLLDEQNPHAVLFQLKLLVSAYRRLCAEFAGSVDPGLALLAEQLKHFDLRSLEDSLFGSASIHAVLLGLADLLHDIAVASGEISERLALRHFAHVDDVSQQTVSV, translated from the coding sequence ATGCCTGACTTGTTTGATGCCTACCCGCTGCAAGCGGGTGCTTACCACGAAATGCTTGCAGCCCAAGGCAAGGTTCGTGGCCATTGGCAGCCGGTGTGCGACTATCTGCAACGCAGCGGTCCGGCGCAGTTGGCACAGCGCCAGGCTTCGTTGACCCGGCAGTTGCAGGAAAACGGCGTCACCTACAACATTTATGCCGACCCCAAGGGCGCTGATCGCCCCTGGGAACTCGATCTTTTGCCGCATGTGTTGCCTGCTGGCGAATGGCAGCAGCTGGCTGCAGGCGTCGCCCAGCGCGCTCGGTTGCTCAATGCCGTACTGGCAGACATCTACGGGCCACAACGCCTGATCAGCGACGGCATGCTGCCGGCTGAACTGGTTTACGGGCATAACAATTTCCTTTGGCCGTGCCAAGGTATATGCCCGCCCGACGGGACGTTTCTGCATGTGTATGCGGTTGATCTGGCGCGGGCGCCGGACGGACGTTGGTGGGTGACCGCCGACCGCACCCAGGCACCGTCCGGGGCCGGCTATGCGCTGGAGAACCGCACCATCGTTTCACGGGCCTTGCCGGAGTTGTACCGGGATCTGCAGGTGCAGCATCTGGCGGGTTTTTTCCGGACTTTGCAGCAAACCCTGATCCGCCTGGCACCCAACGATACAGAGCCACCCTTGGTGGTCCTGCTGACACCGGGGCGGTTCAACGAAAGCTATTTCGAACATTTGTATCTGGCGCGTCAGCTGGGGTATCCGTTGGTAGAGGGCAGTGACCTGACCGTGCGCGATGCCACGGTGTACCTCAAGACGCTCAGCGGCCTGCGCCGTGTTCACGCGATCATGCGCCGCCTGGATGATGACTTCTGCGACCCGCTGGAGCTGCGCACCGATTCCGCTCTGGGTGTGCCGGGACTGCTCGATGCAGTGCGCCAGGGTCGGGTGTTGGTGGCTAATGCCTTGGGCAGCGGCGTGCTGGAGTCGCCCGGATTGCTCGGCTTTTTACCTGCGATCAATCAGCGTCTGTTTGGCGAAGCGCTCAGCCTGCCATCGATTGCCACCTGGTGGTGCGGGGAACCTGCAGTGATGGCGCGGGCGCTGGAGCAATTACCGCAGTTACTGGTCAAGCCGGCGTTTCCTTCCCAGAGCTTCAGGCCGGTGTTCGGTCGTGACCTGGACAGTGCTCAGCGCCAAGCCTTGGCCGAGCGGATTCAGGCGCGTCCCTATGCCTATGTTGCCCAGGAGCTGGCGCAGCTGTCCCAGGCGCCGGTCTGGCAGCAGGACACGGGCCAGTTGCAGTCTCGGGCTATCGGCATGCGCGTGTATGCAGTGGCGTCGGCGCAAGGGTACCGCGTGTTGCCTGGTGGCTTGACGCGGGTCGCGGCCCTTGCCGACGCTGAGGTGGTGTCAATGCAGCGCGGCGGTGCCAGCAAAGACACGTGGGTGCTGGGTGAAGCGGCAGCGGTCGGTGAGCCGTGGCGCAGTCAGCGTGATTTGCGGGTGGCAGACCTGGTTCGCCAGGACCCATTCCTGCCTTCGCGCGTGGTGGAGAACCTGTTCTGGTACGGGCGCTATTGCGAACGCTGCGACGCCAGCGCTCGCTTGCTGCGGATTATCCTCACCCGCTATCTGGACGGCGATGACCCCCTGGCCCTGCAGGCGGCGGTAACCCTGGCCGATGAACTGGCGTTACTGCCAGAGGAGGGCACATTGCCCGAGCGCTTGCGTACAGCTCTGGCCGACAGCGACTGGGCTTTCAGCCTCAATGCCAATTTGCAGCGTTTGCAGTGGGCGGCTTCGCAAGTACGCGGCAAGCTTTCGCGCGAAAACTGGCAGGCGCTGGTGGAGTTACAGCGCGAATCGCGCAGCCTTGATGATGACGCTGCAGACTTTGGTGAACAGGTGGATTTTCTCAACCGCCTGCTTATGTCCATGGCGGCGCTGTCCGGGTTTGCCTTGGATGACATGACCCGCGACGAGGGCTGGCGCTTCTTGATGATCGGTCGGCGCATCGAGCGTCTGCAGTCTCTGTGCAGCAGCTTGGCGGCCTTTCTGCGGGGGCCTGCGGTGTTCGATCAGGCCGGGCTGGAGTGGCTGCTGGAGTTGGGTAACAGCAGTATTACCTATCGCTCACGCTACCTGGCGGTGGCCCAGTTGATTCCGGTGCTCGACCTCTTGCTGCTCGATGAGCAGAACCCTCATGCGGTGCTGTTCCAGCTCAAATTGCTGGTGAGCGCCTATCGACGTTTGTGCGCCGAGTTCGCTGGCAGCGTGGATCCTGGTCTGGCGTTGCTGGCCGAACAACTCAAGCATTTTGATTTGCGCAGCCTCGAGGATTCGCTGTTCGGCAGTGCCAGCATTCACGCGGTGCTGCTTGGCCTGGCCGATCTGTTACACGACATCGCCGTGGCCAGCGGTGAGATTTCCGAGCGCCTGGCATTGCGTCATTTCGCCCATGTCGACGATGTCAGCCAGCAAACGGTGTCGGTCTGA
- a CDS encoding transglutaminase family protein has product MSAHYQVIHDTHYRYDSPVSLAQQLAHLWPRPCAWQRCTAQVLQVSPMPTQRRDEWDVFGNPLTRLAFERQHDQLRVVARLQIEVLPRAEPQLSASPAWEQVRDALSYAAQPRSDEHLQACRYRFESPYVRLKQRFVAFSASCFAPGQPLLTGAQALMEKIYTEFTFDAEATQVATPLVQVLERRRGVCQDFAHLMLACLRSRGLAARYVSGYLLTRPPPGQPRLVGADASHAWVSVFCPTQGWVDFDPTNNLRPGLEHITLAWGRDFSDVSPLRGVILGGGNHDPQVQVTVMPVEEGQL; this is encoded by the coding sequence ATGAGCGCTCATTACCAGGTCATTCACGACACCCATTACCGTTATGACAGCCCGGTCTCGCTGGCCCAACAACTGGCGCATCTATGGCCGCGGCCCTGTGCTTGGCAACGTTGCACGGCGCAGGTCTTACAGGTCAGCCCGATGCCGACCCAGCGACGTGATGAATGGGATGTCTTCGGTAACCCGCTTACGCGGCTGGCCTTTGAACGTCAGCATGATCAGTTGCGGGTGGTGGCGCGCTTGCAGATTGAAGTCTTGCCGCGTGCCGAGCCGCAGTTGAGTGCCTCTCCCGCCTGGGAGCAGGTGCGTGATGCACTGAGCTATGCCGCTCAACCGCGATCGGATGAACATCTGCAGGCCTGTCGCTACCGATTCGAGTCGCCCTATGTGCGTCTCAAACAGCGCTTCGTAGCGTTCAGTGCGTCGTGCTTTGCCCCTGGGCAACCGTTACTGACTGGCGCCCAGGCATTAATGGAAAAGATCTATACCGAGTTCACCTTCGATGCCGAGGCGACCCAGGTTGCTACGCCGTTGGTGCAGGTGCTGGAGCGCCGTCGCGGTGTCTGTCAGGACTTCGCCCACCTCATGCTCGCTTGCCTGCGCTCGCGAGGCCTGGCAGCGCGCTACGTCAGTGGCTATCTGTTGACTCGGCCGCCGCCAGGGCAACCCCGGTTGGTCGGTGCTGATGCGTCCCATGCCTGGGTTTCGGTGTTCTGTCCAACGCAGGGATGGGTTGATTTCGACCCGACCAACAACCTGCGGCCTGGGTTGGAGCACATCACTCTGGCCTGGGGCCGGGATTTTTCCGATGTGTCGCCCTTGCGCGGGGTGATCCTCGGCGGGGGCAACCATGACCCGCAGGTGCAGGTCACGGTCATGCCGGTGGAGGAGGGGCAGCTCTAA
- the pncB gene encoding nicotinate phosphoribosyltransferase yields the protein MSESAFADRIVQNLLDTDFYKLSMMQAVLHNYPNVEVEWEFRCRNGEDLRPYLAQIREQIEKLCELSLANGQLDFLEQISFIKPDFLRFLGLFRFNLRYLQMGIENDQFYLRLRGPWLHVILFEVPLLAIISEVRNRHRYPQVKLSEARDQLYRKFDWLRAHASSDELAELQVADFGTRRRFSYKVQEEVVRVLKDDFPARFVGTSNVHLARKLDIKPLGTMAHEWIMAHQQLGPRLIDSQIAALDCWVREYRGLLGIALTDCITMDAFLGDFDLFFAKLFDGLRHDSGDPVLWAEKAIAHYRKLGIDPMTKTLVFSDGLNLTKSLEIFRALRGRINVSFGIGTNLTCDIPGVAPMSIVLKMTDCNGQPVAKISDEAAKTQCRDENFVAYLRHVFKVPKE from the coding sequence ATGAGCGAGAGCGCCTTCGCCGATCGCATCGTGCAGAACCTGCTCGACACTGATTTCTACAAGCTGAGCATGATGCAGGCGGTGCTGCACAACTACCCCAACGTCGAGGTTGAATGGGAGTTCCGCTGCCGCAACGGCGAAGACCTGCGCCCCTATCTGGCGCAGATACGCGAGCAGATCGAGAAACTCTGTGAACTGAGCCTGGCGAATGGCCAATTGGATTTTCTGGAGCAGATCAGCTTTATAAAGCCAGACTTCCTGCGCTTTCTCGGTTTGTTCCGCTTCAATTTGCGTTATCTGCAAATGGGCATCGAAAACGACCAGTTTTATCTGCGTCTACGGGGACCCTGGCTGCATGTAATCCTCTTCGAGGTGCCGTTGCTGGCAATCATCAGCGAAGTGCGCAACCGCCACCGCTACCCCCAGGTCAAGCTCAGCGAGGCCCGTGACCAGCTCTACCGCAAGTTCGACTGGCTCAGGGCGCATGCCAGCAGCGATGAACTGGCTGAGCTGCAAGTGGCAGACTTCGGCACCCGCCGACGCTTCTCCTACAAGGTTCAGGAAGAAGTCGTGCGGGTGCTCAAGGACGATTTCCCGGCACGCTTTGTCGGTACCAGCAACGTCCACCTGGCACGAAAACTGGATATCAAGCCCTTGGGGACCATGGCCCATGAATGGATCATGGCCCACCAACAATTGGGCCCACGCTTGATCGACAGCCAGATCGCCGCCCTCGACTGCTGGGTGCGTGAATACCGCGGCTTGCTCGGTATCGCCTTGACCGACTGCATCACCATGGATGCCTTCCTCGGCGATTTTGACCTGTTCTTCGCCAAGCTGTTTGATGGTCTGCGCCATGACTCGGGTGATCCGGTGCTTTGGGCAGAAAAGGCCATCGCCCACTACCGCAAGCTGGGAATCGACCCGATGACCAAGACCTTGGTGTTCTCCGATGGCCTGAACCTGACCAAGTCCCTGGAGATCTTCCGTGCCCTGCGCGGTCGGATCAATGTCAGCTTCGGCATTGGCACCAACCTCACCTGTGACATTCCCGGGGTGGCGCCAATGAGCATCGTGCTTAAAATGACCGACTGCAACGGCCAGCCTGTCGCCAAAATTTCCGACGAGGCCGCCAAGACTCAATGTCGCGACGAAAACTTCGTTGCCTACCTGCGCCACGTCTTCAAAGTGCCCAAGGAGTAA
- a CDS encoding branched-chain amino acid ABC transporter substrate-binding protein has translation MSQTFYKKGFLALAVATALGVSSYVQADIKIGVAGPMTGANAAFGEQYMKGAQAAADAVNKAGGVNGEKIVLIRGDDACEPKQAVAVANRLVDQDKVAGVVGHFCSSNTIPASEVYDEAGIIAITPGSTNPQVTERGLSGMFRMCGRDDQQGIVAGDYIVDVLKGKKVVVLHDKDTYGQGLADATKAQLAKRGVTPVLYEGLTRGEKDFSAVVTKIRAAGADVVYFGGLHPEAGPLVRQMREQGLKDVKFMSDDGIVTDELVTTAGGAQYVDGVYMTFGADPRLLPESKAVVEEFRKAGTEPEGYTLYAYASVQALAAAFNGAKSNKGEDAAKWLKANPVKTVMGEKKWDAKGDLTVSDYVVYQWDKDGKYHQLEKQK, from the coding sequence ATGTCGCAGACGTTTTACAAGAAAGGCTTTCTGGCCCTTGCCGTAGCTACGGCGCTGGGTGTTTCTTCGTATGTTCAGGCCGACATCAAGATCGGTGTAGCAGGCCCGATGACCGGTGCCAACGCAGCGTTTGGCGAGCAGTACATGAAAGGTGCCCAGGCGGCGGCTGATGCCGTCAACAAAGCGGGCGGTGTCAACGGCGAGAAGATCGTTCTGATCAGGGGCGATGACGCCTGTGAACCGAAGCAGGCAGTGGCCGTGGCCAACCGTCTGGTTGATCAGGACAAGGTCGCTGGCGTGGTGGGGCACTTCTGCTCGTCCAACACCATTCCCGCTTCCGAGGTGTATGACGAAGCCGGGATCATCGCGATCACGCCGGGTTCGACCAACCCGCAGGTTACCGAGCGCGGCCTGAGCGGCATGTTCCGTATGTGCGGGCGTGACGATCAGCAGGGCATCGTGGCTGGCGATTACATCGTCGACGTGCTCAAGGGTAAGAAGGTTGTGGTCCTGCATGACAAGGACACCTACGGTCAGGGCCTGGCGGATGCCACCAAAGCTCAACTGGCCAAGCGAGGCGTGACGCCAGTGCTGTACGAAGGCCTGACCCGTGGCGAGAAGGACTTTAGCGCTGTGGTCACCAAGATCCGCGCAGCAGGTGCCGATGTCGTCTACTTCGGCGGTTTGCATCCGGAAGCTGGCCCACTGGTTCGACAGATGCGTGAGCAGGGTCTCAAAGACGTCAAATTCATGTCCGATGACGGCATCGTCACTGACGAGCTGGTCACCACTGCCGGTGGTGCGCAGTACGTAGACGGCGTGTACATGACCTTCGGTGCCGACCCACGCTTGCTGCCTGAAAGTAAGGCGGTGGTAGAGGAGTTCCGCAAGGCCGGCACCGAACCAGAGGGCTACACCCTGTACGCCTACGCGTCGGTCCAGGCCCTGGCCGCCGCCTTCAATGGCGCCAAGTCGAACAAGGGTGAAGACGCTGCCAAGTGGCTCAAGGCCAACCCAGTGAAAACCGTGATGGGCGAGAAGAAGTGGGACGCCAAAGGCGACCTGACCGTTTCCGACTATGTGGTCTACCAGTGGGACAAGGACGGCAAATACCACCAGCTGGAAAAACAAAAATAA
- the azu gene encoding azurin, translating into MFAKVVAVSLLTLASTQVFAAECKVTVDSTDQMTFNTKAIEIDKSCKTFTVELTHSGSLPKNVMGHNLVISKEADMQPIATDGLSAGIDKNYLKDGDERVIAHTKVIGAKETDSVTFDVSKLKADEKYGFFCSFPGHISMMKGTVTLK; encoded by the coding sequence ATGTTTGCCAAAGTTGTAGCCGTATCCTTGCTGACCCTCGCCAGCACTCAGGTATTCGCCGCTGAGTGCAAGGTCACGGTCGACTCCACCGATCAGATGACCTTCAACACCAAGGCCATTGAAATCGACAAGAGCTGCAAGACTTTTACTGTTGAACTGACGCACTCCGGTTCGTTGCCGAAGAACGTGATGGGCCACAACCTGGTGATCAGTAAAGAAGCTGACATGCAGCCGATCGCCACCGACGGCTTGAGCGCTGGTATCGACAAGAACTATCTGAAAGACGGCGATGAGCGTGTTATTGCTCATACCAAAGTGATTGGCGCCAAGGAAACCGACTCGGTGACCTTCGATGTATCCAAGCTCAAGGCTGATGAGAAGTACGGCTTCTTCTGCTCGTTCCCAGGCCACATCTCGATGATGAAAGGCACTGTTACTCTGAAGTAA
- a CDS encoding ABC transporter permease subunit, whose translation MDGIFLQQLINGLTLGSVYGLIAIGYTMVYGIIGMINFAHGEVYMISAYLAAISLALLAYFGIESFPLLMLGTLIFTVVVTGVYGWTIERIAYKPLRNSTRLAPLISAIGISLILQNYAQISQGARQQGVPTLLEGAWRLEVGSGFVQLTYTKIFILIAAFVGMAALTYIIKFTKLGRMCRATQQDRKMASILGINTDRVISYVFVIGAVMAALAGVLITMNYGTFDFYAGFIIGIKAFTAAVLGGIGSLPGAMLGGIILGISESLFSGLINSDYKDVFSFSLLVLILIFRPQGLLGRPLVAKV comes from the coding sequence ATGGATGGTATTTTTCTGCAGCAACTGATCAATGGACTGACCTTGGGGTCTGTCTATGGTCTGATCGCCATCGGCTACACAATGGTCTATGGCATTATCGGCATGATCAACTTCGCGCACGGCGAGGTGTATATGATCTCCGCTTACCTGGCGGCGATCAGTCTGGCATTGCTGGCGTACTTCGGTATCGAATCCTTCCCGCTGTTGATGCTCGGGACGCTGATCTTCACGGTCGTGGTAACAGGCGTTTATGGCTGGACCATCGAACGCATCGCCTACAAACCCCTGCGTAACTCCACCCGCCTGGCACCCTTGATCAGTGCCATCGGTATTTCGCTGATCCTGCAGAACTACGCGCAGATCAGCCAGGGGGCGCGTCAGCAAGGCGTACCGACCCTGCTCGAAGGTGCCTGGCGCCTGGAAGTGGGTAGCGGTTTCGTGCAACTGACCTACACCAAGATCTTTATCCTGATTGCCGCTTTCGTCGGCATGGCCGCGCTGACCTACATCATCAAGTTCACCAAGTTGGGACGCATGTGCCGTGCAACCCAGCAGGATCGCAAGATGGCTTCGATCCTGGGGATCAACACTGACCGGGTGATCTCCTACGTGTTTGTCATCGGCGCGGTGATGGCCGCGCTGGCCGGTGTGCTGATCACCATGAACTACGGCACCTTCGACTTCTATGCCGGCTTCATCATCGGCATCAAGGCCTTCACCGCAGCGGTATTGGGTGGCATCGGCTCGCTGCCGGGCGCCATGCTCGGCGGGATCATCCTCGGTATCTCCGAGTCGCTATTTTCCGGGTTGATCAACTCCGATTACAAAGACGTGTTCAGTTTCTCCCTGCTGGTGCTGATTCTGATCTTCCGTCCCCAAGGCCTGCTGGGTCGCCCACTCGTGGCGAAGGTGTAA